Proteins encoded within one genomic window of Pongo pygmaeus isolate AG05252 chromosome 6, NHGRI_mPonPyg2-v2.0_pri, whole genome shotgun sequence:
- the CLDN12 gene encoding claudin-12 gives MGCRDVHAATVLSFLCGIASVAGLFAGTLLPNWRKLRLITFNRNEKNLTVYTGLWVKCARYDGSSDCLMYDTTWYSSVDQLDLRVLQFALPLSMLIAMGALLLCLIGMCNTAFRSSVPNIKLAKCLVNSAGCHLVAGLLFFLAGTVSLSPSIWVIFYNIHLNKKFEPVFSFDYAVYVTIASAGGLFMTSLILFIWYCTCKSLPSPFWQPLYSHPPSMHTYSQPYSARSRLSAIEIDIPVVSHTT, from the coding sequence ATGGGCTGTCGGGATGTCCACGCAGCCACAGTCCTTTCCTTCCTGTGTGGAATCGCCTCAGTAGCAGGCCTCTTTGCAGGGACTCTGCTTCCCAACTGGAGAAAATTACGATTGATCACATTCAACAGAAACGAGAAGAACCTGACTGTTTACACAGGCCTGTGGGTGAAATGTGCCCGGTATGACGGGAGCAGTGACTGCCTGATGTACGACACTACTTGGTACTCATCAGTTGATCAGCTGGACCTGCGTGTCCTCCAGTTTGCCCTACCCCTCAGCATGCTGATCGCCATGGGTGCCCTGCTGCTCTGCCTGATTGGAATGTGCAACACTGCCTTCAGGTCCTCAGTGCCCAACATCAAACTGGCCAAGTGTCTGGTCAATAGTGCAGGTTGCCACCTGGTGGCTGGGCTGCTGTTTTTCCTGGCAGGTACTGTGAGCCTCTCCCCATCTATCTGGGTCATCTTTTATAACATCCATCTGAACAAGAAGTTTGAGCCAGTCTTTTCATTTGACTATGCAGTGTATGTCACTATTGCTAGTGCTGGGGGCCTGTTTATGACTTCCCTTATACTGTTTATTTGGTATTGTACATGCAAATCTTTGCCTTCTCCTTTCTGGCAACCATTGTACTCCCATCCACCCAGTATGCATACTTACTCACAGCCCTATTCAGCACGCTCTCGCCTCTCTGCCATTGAAATTGACATTCCAGTAGTTTCACACACCACTTAA